AGACGACGGCGGCGACgtcaaaagagaaaattttGGGTTCATCCAATTTTGCAATTAAGAGAACAACGTGGACAATTCCATCATTTGTTTATGGAACTTAGAAGTGATGAAGAAAAATTTTTCAACTATTTTAGAATGTCAAAGTCTTCGTTTGATgaattgtataatatactaaagtctcACATTAAACGGGAAGACACAATTATGAGGAGAAGTATCGAACCTGAAGAAAGACTAGCAGTAACATTgaggtaagaaaaatatatagtaattattaaaatttttattcattaaaaatattggaaattacaTCATCGGACATTACAGAACATGATGAAAGGTCTTCAAATTGAGAATTTTGGTCATCAGCCATTGATGTAGAGGGGCCGGTTGCTGATCTAGAGGGACCAGGCACTGATGTAGAGGTAGAGGGGCCAGTATTATAACCCCATGGTCCACGATAATCATTAAACGATGAATATCCCCTGTCACCATAACTCGAAGGATATGTGTGATTTGTCATCCCTTTAAAGTATTTCACTACGTTAAGTATTTCGGTCTTAGCATCTAATTTATAATgctcattaatttttttgaattcgccaactaatgatagtaaaaacaatttatcttcatcttcattatcaatgCGCGAATTCTGCGTTTTTTCATCTAAACGTTtggataatttttcaattaagacGTTCTCATCTGTGATTTTAGtagttaattttcttttgtttctttctctgggtattttattttgaccatTTTCGGTTTCTCCGGACGTAATTTCAGTGTGCTCACTCTCTTgtaaactatttgttttgtCGGGTCTATCTTCTATTATTGCCTTTAAAAAAGACATCTGCTGATAATATGCATATGGCCGAATGTTGAGGGCTGCTGAACCActctttggtttaatttttttagcataTCTGGTGTATCCATCTCTTAatgttttccattttttctgtattaacatggctgtaacaacaaaaaaatataagttagtataattgattgatttataaatatgttttacaggtaTTTGGCAACTGGATGTACATTTATGGATTTGCAATATAGTTTTAGAATAGCATCAACAACAATAGGTAAGATAGTGAGGGATGTTTGCAGAAATATATGGATACATATGAAGGATATGTGTATGGAACAACTAACTAAAGATAAATGGAAAGACATAATAAATGGTTTCAAAAAAAATGCTCAGTTTCCGAACTGCCTCGGTGCCGTTGATGGCaaacatattagaataataCAACCCGCGCAAAGTGGATCgtcatattataactataaaaattatttttcgataATACTTCTAGCAGTATGTGATAGTAATCATATGTTCACTTTCGTGGATATAGGCTCATATGGAAGGCACGCTGACTCGACTATTTTCGAAGAGAGTTgtctatataaaatgttacaagaaaaaaagttaaatatacctCCACCTTCTGCAATATCACAAAATGGACCGTTATTACCGAATGTGTTTATTGGGGATGAAGCGTTTAGCTTGCAGGAAAATTTAATGCGTCCATATGGTGGCAAGAATTtaccagagaaaaaaaaaatttttaactatCGGTTATCACGTGCGAGGCGATATATTGAATGCACGTTTGGCATATTAGCTAATAAATGGCGGATCTTTCATAGACCACTCAACGTCAACGTTGATTTCGCAGTGGATATAGTAAAATCATCGTGTGTTCTTCACAACTACGTAAAACAACGAGATGGAAATAAATTTGAGGATACGTTTGAGGGTCTTCCTTATTCTATAATACATTCAACCCAGCAAGTTCGTCCAGGTGGACCTATGTTAACAACAATCCGTGAAGAATTTGCTAATTACTTTGTGAGCGAAGAAGGCAAACTAGATTGGCAATGGAATATGATATAAATCAAAAGGGCGCCGTCCGTATAACATAGCCTctgtattcttttaaatattaaaaatataataagaagcaaaacaactattatattgttaccagtctgttttttaataataaataaaataataaatgtgtgtgttaaATGACTGACTTTTTTACTTaccgatttgatttttttcttcaactgGTTTTTCATCAAAGTTCTCAATTACTTGGGCACAAATAATTGCCCATGCattgttcttctttattttgtcgCTGTGTTCCTTAAGTTTATAGTTCCAAATAAGTTCTTGCGTTTTAATTGCGCTAATAAGGGCATCACTATCGCACACGCCCTCCATGTTCAAAAAACAGCCGGCAAATGAGAAAACAGACGCCGCGAGGCCGCAAAGGGCGGGGGGGAGAGGGAAGTCGGAGAGCTGTCGACTGCTCTAGCGCAGTCAACGGCTCGAGCAGTCGGTGTATGCCTCGCAACCGCTCGCGAGCGGTCGACGGCACGATGGAATTTCATCATGCAGTTGACGGCTTGAAGCGGTCGcgactgctcgagcagtcgTGTGTACGGCAGCGAATGAATGACTATAGTTCACTGCGCGGTCGCGGCTTTAAGCAGTCGGTCTCAACTGCTTGAAGCAGTCCGTGTACGGCGGCCCTTAGTGACTGCGAATAAAAGGTAATTATAACTTTACCTCTTCAAGCAGAAGTTATTCCACCAACATAAACATACCCGGAAGTTCAGACAGCTAGCTGTTCGGTCGTAAAAAATATTCCAAAACCAAAACGAATAATTGGTCTTCAAGCTTTAAGAACACATGTTGTGCCGACCACTTTACTTACTATGGAAAGTAAATGGAAAGGGGCATAAAGAAGAACAAGACTGAGTTgattcgttttaaaataaaggttATCGTTATTTGATTTATGACAAAACTATCTATCTGAGACTGCAActtaaatataatcaaaaattgcaattatgtaacccaaagtagcaaaatagtatgctataaaatttattaattggcGTGCACTGAGAAAACCATTGATGATACATAACAATTAAGTAAAATTCTCATTATTAGCTCCATcttactatcatagttaagtcgcaatcgcagcttttgtgttctaaagttTTATTACATGGTCGATGTAACAAGTGGGTTATTAGACCAGGGCCgctaatttttaaaatggtaaaaaatgaaataaaaatgtagtaGGATGAAACCCGTTAAAAAAGAACgagaatataacaaaaataaaaggaaaaataatttacgggcgATCTGAGGTCGGGAAGTGGAAGGGGGTGAGTTTTTAGTAACGGGTATCTCAATTTCCGGCAAAACTACAAGTCCTATGGAAAAAACTTAAATGACATAGTTGTAGGTAATAAAGGGACCTACAACTTTTGTAATACACTTTATTCAGATAACCTCAAAATTATGTGAAAAATTCACCCGTTCCCCATTCAAAAAGGATTACACCCGATTTTGAaacttaatttaagaaattatttttataaagttcacccgagtttttttttcgagaaatttgatttaaaaacaaacgcttacgaagtcgcgggcaacaggtagtatTCTAAGATGTCTTATGCTGTGAATGATCGAAAACTTATTTAATTCTAACttgatatcttttttttataccgaTGAGCATACATTTGAGGGCTCAATGTGATTGATACATtactatttacttaatttttattggtagatttatagttatttacaaaaacaatGAATTgtcggaaataataaaaacgagTCGTCTTATCGCAATATCTTATAAGTGTTTGGTAAGAAATATGTTAAGTATAGTTAGATAGTCTTACCATTTGAATCGTCATTCGAGGCTTTCCTTTTCGTAGGTTCGCTACTTTTTATTTGAGCGTGCGCTGGCATTATTGGCGGTGGTGGTTTACTGGAATCATAtctgaaaataataatgacaGAAATATTCCACACCGTTCACGTTTCAAAAAGCGGTGATACTactatagtagtagtagtaattggcagtagtagagctttttgtgccagagctcgtccggggaagtactatcgccatgcttatatctgccggtctgaagggcgtggttgcctaCACTGGTTGTACTTACAGGCAGGAACAACCTACGCCtgaaattgatggacacatatTGCAGGAGGTGCCCTGTGCAGGGTTTATCtgtaccatcaggtgggccatgtCTTTGGTCTttcaattataacttttaaaaaataggAAAGGACATAAGAGAGAAGTTTTCGTAGTAAAGTGAgccttaagcaattaaatatcacttacttgaacagtgaaggaatacatcgtgaggaattcTGCATGCTTAgagttggccagcgtggcggaatACGGCTACAAACCTTTTCAATCTGTAAGGACCCTCTCCCGGTAGTTGACCGGCAATGGATTGATTAGGGTCTGATTTaggctaaataataaattaaattaaaggaaATAGGCTTTGTACACAACCGCGTGACTGAGAAGCCTTCGGGCCAGGTTATTCATCATTGTGTTATTATTCTATAGTGTATATATAgttagtttgtttatatttgtaatctatatttggaattattttagtaataagataaacccttaaccTTAAATTTGTATCGCTGTtagattactaataaataaataaataaataaacacgatgatctcaggaactgctggtccgatttgaaatatTGTTTCAGTTTGGATAGCCCATATTTCGATGAAGGCAAAAGGCAAGGCTTTACATCAGCATCACGCTAAGATCAAAAAGAGCACAGCACCAATGAACACAAAATAACgggttttttttctctcttcagAGTTTCCGCTGCGTAAAAGGTTAAAGttcctataaatttaaaacctttttaaataaaatctgcaTATGTCTTGTTGGTAAGACTTCAGCTGTCCTCCAGGGAGAACAGAGTTCGAACCTCGGCACAagcctttaacttttcggagttgtgcgatttaatttaagcaattagaaTGCCAAGTTCTCCATAAGTTCCCCAAGGGcgtgtaccaatccgcacttggaggagacccttgccttGTAGTGGGTCGTCAATGGTATCTTTacagcccgccaacccgcatcgGAACAGTGCGGTGGGCCAAGACCCTATCTCTAATATCAGTTAGGAGATCTCAGTGGTTAAGGTTGTCAGTTGATGGATTATGGTTACATAACATAATGACAATTATACTTACACCGGTATAGATGGAGGTGGATGGGCCATTGTAAAAGGTGCCGTTGGAGGGGGTGCTGCAACAGAAAAAATAACTGTTATGGCGAATATAACTTACTTATGCGAATTAATACGCAAAGGTAAGTTATATTCGCCATAACAGACATAAGGTGTAATGTGATGTCTGTAGTGGGTGGCTCATTTATTACTAGCAACAAACAGGCATACACCACTgcttcaaacattttattttaggttcaTTAAGTGAAGTGGGAGAGCACCGTAAACAGAGGATTTTTGCTATGCAATGCGTTGCTGCTTGAGCTACGGTTTATATTTCTTACAATCTCAATAATAAAGGCACAAtgactactaaataaataaatgaaaattaccTGTAAATACAGGCGCCTGCTGCCGAACTGAAGTAGTTGGAACCGTcggtggcggcggcggcggcggcggcagcGGTGGTTGTCCAATAGGCATCACGGGACGCGGGGCGATTGGCGCAACCGACACGACGGGCGGTCGCGGGAACGCTGCAGCGGGGGCAACACTAGCCGGCGCAGACACAGCCGGCAAAGGTGGTGGCGGTGGCGGCGGAGGTGGGCCCGCGTAACTCTCTTGTATGTATAATGCAATCTGGGGGATAGTCTCAGCTGCGGCTGCAGACATGTTGGCGTGACGCTCCGCTAAAACCCGCGGCAGTTGCCCGGTAGATTTAAACAAACTCTGCTCCTCCTTAGTGGCGTGCAGATATGTACACAGTTCGCGAGAACATCCAGCCGAATTTTGAAAGTCGTGACAGAACTTTAAAGTCTTTTTCATAACCTCGAACACAAGCTCGTGGCGGTACTTGCACTGTGCACCCTTGTTACACTGCCCCCATATAAAGTCCCGGCAGAAATCTTTCTCTTTCTCCACATTTTCAGTGTTTGTCACATCCTCATTTTCGCAAGTTGACGCAGATTGTCCTGGTAAAGGTGGCTGACAGCCATTCGGACCAGTCCTACTGCTCATGGACTGTGTAGTAAAGAAAATTTCATAAGAATCACACCATTAATAATTTACGGTAGTGTTTCATTTACATCATGATTAGCAAGgaattttagaatttgaaggcaaaatattaattgtGTGTTTTTAGTGAAAATGCATtgagatataaatatacaaaactagAAACAATATAACTAGAAAACAATGGTTTTGTATGCTTTAAACTTTTGCATATTTCACAATAActtaatatacctaataataaaatccttgtttattttcatatatattaatttgaaacgataactaaataaaagttCTGGCTCTTTTACCATTATGATTATTAAATCAAAGGAGATAGAAAGTTATATAGATTATTCTGTAGTTAAACGAAATAGAGAGTAAAGGCCAAGAGAAAAAATTTGCAGAAAAGATGGGAGAGGGCTACACCGAAAAGAGCTAAGCTCTTCAGTCAAAGAAGAAGAGAATATTATATACTCTAGATTTATTGTAACCccttgttaaattataatttttaatctcgTCTCAATACCATACACAATATTAGGTATTTAGTCTTATATCATTATTTAGACAATACCAGTAGTATTGTGTAACTGTATTTGTTACATCTTAACAGTCATGGACGTTTGACTTTTTGACTACATGAGAGAAAGTTATAGTGTTTTAAGAATACTGGATACGTTAAATATCGTCtcatttataattgttactaaaaTTGTCTTATATACTTTAAgcgcatcaaaaaaaaaagtaacaatctatataaataaaaagccgTTAGATCCGCACGCGAtgtatatgcaaataaaaaataacaaacgcgCAGTTATTCTTAAGCGGATCTTGTAACAGTCTGCGATAATAATACGTGCATAATTAACAATGATTAAATTTCACCGatcgaaaaaagaaaataatataagtccACGTAAATAATTACATATGCATTCGCATAGCATTATTgcatgaaattattttaaacttcattttctttaatattatttatgctaAAGAGTGCaaaggtaaatatttaattgttcaTTGTTTTAAAGTTAATGTATAAACTGTTTGACAACTATTACTTAACACAACTCTATTGTGTACATCTATTGTGTGTTAATTACTATACACAGCTACACAGTACGAATTTGGGTTGTTTACCTATACATATCTAGGACACAATAATAAGACAATAGAATCTAATATGCTAAACACTAATTACGTCCGTCGAGACATTTCTATACCTGACAGACAACACACCGTCCTAATAAATAACTTGGTTGTTGTAACTGTACTAATTTCACACTtagtagaattttaaaaatgaattaataataatatgcatatGTACACCAAAGTATATCGACCATAACAAATTATGTTATTAGTCGACTCTATTGACAAGTAAATGGGAGTTAGCGACAAATATGATGATAACGTGAAGTTTATTAGTGCCGATTAGATGGACTACTCAAACTGCCGCATTGAAGCAGACCGCAGCTAAGACTCATAAGCTTTGTATTCCTTTACCCCAGCATACTATGGCCAGCTATTAAAGAGAACAacaataatgaattaaaaaactaaaagggGAATTCTAAAAGGGGTTATTTACTTGACTAGACACTCT
The sequence above is a segment of the Pararge aegeria chromosome Z, ilParAegt1.1, whole genome shotgun sequence genome. Coding sequences within it:
- the LOC120636248 gene encoding protein ALP1-like → MDSDEEALLLLLLLRRRRRRRRQKRKFWVHPILQLREQRGQFHHLFMELRSDEEKFFNYFRMSKSSFDELYNILKSHIKREDTIMRRSIEPEERLAVTLRYLATGCTFMDLQYSFRIASTTIGKIVRDVCRNIWIHMKDMCMEQLTKDKWKDIINGFKKNAQFPNCLGAVDGKHIRIIQPAQSGSSYYNYKNYFSIILLAVCDSNHMFTFVDIGSYGRHADSTIFEESCLYKMLQEKKLNIPPPSAISQNGPLLPNVFIGDEAFSLQENLMRPYGGKNLPEKKKIFNYRLSRARRYIECTFGILANKWRIFHRPLNVNVDFAVDIVKSSCVLHNYVKQRDGNKFEDTFEGLPYSIIHSTQQVRPGGPMLTTIREEFANYFVSEEGKLDWQWNMI
- the LOC120636249 gene encoding uncharacterized protein LOC120636249, which encodes MEGVCDSDALISAIKTQELIWNYKLKEHSDKIKKNNAWAIICAQVIENFDEKPVEEKNQIAMLIQKKWKTLRDGYTRYAKKIKPKSGSAALNIRPYAYYQQMSFLKAIIEDRPDKTNSLQESEHTEITSGETENGQNKIPRERNKRKLTTKITDENVLIEKLSKRLDEKTQNSRIDNEDEDKLFLLSLVGEFKKINEHYKLDAKTEILNVVKYFKGMTNHTYPSSYGDRGYSSFNDYRGPWGYNTGPSTSTSVPGPSRSATGPSTSMADDQNSQFEDLSSCSVMSDDVISNIFNE